One Stigmatopora nigra isolate UIUO_SnigA chromosome 1, RoL_Snig_1.1, whole genome shotgun sequence DNA segment encodes these proteins:
- the LOC144204486 gene encoding ETS translocation variant 5-like isoform X2: MDCFYDQQVPFMVPDNECQSEGTERCLNNRKRKFVHAGLDQDTEELFQDLSQLQEIWIAEAQAPDDEQFVPDFQYITATFQTPHVGKVKRESSPSKDLSSCRTRHTDVCHYSNSVCDDKTAEFTVPNSQRRLANSPTWQVSSSPTHQQQRMPQGNQSLPFALPRPPIGCLAAEFASEQRFQRQMSDPYLPFLPAKKTTNIHFSPSSRPAYQRHLSEPLVSGGGAVVCKQESVDRRVREAAGCSSSMAAFNRVTIKQEPRDFGFDAEVQTCRSSPFGKKSVSYQHGGTGFPRDAEAQFYYDDASVVPDRLEGKVKQDPLPYQRRGSLQLWQFLLTLLDNPANAHLIVWTGHNMEFKLIDSEEVARLWGIQKNRPAMNYDKLSRSLRYYYEKGIMQKVAGERYVYKFVCNPEALFCLAFPEKHRPSLKPDPDSRPLPAEEEILTMPPSEEEGPFLGDVGEQCIQGLAFPENCLY; encoded by the exons ATGGATTGCTTTTATGACCAACAAGTTCCCTTCATGGTACCAGATAAC GAATGCCAGTCAGAGGGAACAGAGCGATGCCTCAACAACAGGAAGAGGAAGTTTGTACATGCTGGCTTGGATCAAGACACAGAGG AACTTTTCCAAGATCTCAGCCAGCTTCAGGAGATCTGGATAGCCGAAG CTCAGGCTCCCGATGATGAGCAGTTTGTACCTGATTTCCAGTACATTACTG CCACCTTTCAAACGCCACATGTTGGCAAAGTGAAGCGAGAGTCCAGCCCATCCAAAGATCTGTCTTCATGCAGGACGCGTCACACGGACGTCTGCCACTACAGCAACAG TGTTTGTGATGACAAAACGGCGGAGTTCACCGTACCAAATTCGCAGCGGCGTCTGGCTAACAGTCCCACATGGCAGGTGTCCAGCAGCCCCACCCACCAGCAGCAGCGCATGCCGCAGGGCAATCAGAGCCTCCCATTTGCATTGCCACgccctcccattggctgtctcGCTGCAGAATTTGCCTCAGAGCAGAG GTTTCAGCGGCAGATGTCAGACCCATATTTGCCCTTTCTACCGGCAAAGAAAACAACCAACATTCACTTCTCGCCATCGAGCCGCCCGGCTTATCAGAGGCACCTGTCAGAGCCGCTCGTTTCGGGCGGCGGTGCGGTCGTTTGCAAACAGGAGAGCGTGGATCGCCGTGTACGGGAGGCGGCGGGATGCTCTTCTAGCATGGCAGCCTTCAACCGGGTCACTATCAAACAAGAGCCGAGAGACTTTGGCTTTGACGCAG aAGTTCAAACCTGCCGGTCATCCCCATTTGGCAAAAAATCTGTCTCGTACCAGCACGGCGGAACAG GATTCCCCCGTGACGCAGAAGCACAGTTTTACTACGATGACGCTAGCGTCGTGCCGGACAGACTGGAGG GTAAAGTAAAGCAGGACCCTTTGCCGTACCAGCGTCGTGGCTCCCTGCAATTGTGGCAGTTCCTGCTGACACTATTGGACAACCCGGCCAATGCGCATCTGATCGTGTGGACGGGGCACAATATGGAGTTCAAACTCATAGACTCTGAAGAG GTGGCCCGGCTCTGGGGCATCCAGAAGAACCGACCAGCCATGAATTACGACAAGCTGAGCCGTTCGCTGAGGTACTACTATGAGAAGGGCATCATGCAGAAG GTCGCCGGGGAGAGATACGTCTACAAGTTCGTCTGCAACCCAGAGGCCCTCTTCTGTTTGGCATTCCCTGAAAAACACAGGCCGAGTCTGAAGCCTGACCCGGATTCCCGTCCGCTTCCGGCCGAGGAGGAGATCCTAACGATGCCTCCGTCCGAGGAGGAAGGTCCGTTCTTGGGGGATGTCGGTGAGCAGTGCATTCAGGGACTGGCCTTTCCTGAAAACTGCCTTTACTAG
- the LOC144204486 gene encoding ETS translocation variant 5-like isoform X1, translating into MSNVILGEVFSNMDCFYDQQVPFMVPDNECQSEGTERCLNNRKRKFVHAGLDQDTEELFQDLSQLQEIWIAEAQAPDDEQFVPDFQYITATFQTPHVGKVKRESSPSKDLSSCRTRHTDVCHYSNSVCDDKTAEFTVPNSQRRLANSPTWQVSSSPTHQQQRMPQGNQSLPFALPRPPIGCLAAEFASEQRFQRQMSDPYLPFLPAKKTTNIHFSPSSRPAYQRHLSEPLVSGGGAVVCKQESVDRRVREAAGCSSSMAAFNRVTIKQEPRDFGFDAEVQTCRSSPFGKKSVSYQHGGTGFPRDAEAQFYYDDASVVPDRLEGKVKQDPLPYQRRGSLQLWQFLLTLLDNPANAHLIVWTGHNMEFKLIDSEEVARLWGIQKNRPAMNYDKLSRSLRYYYEKGIMQKVAGERYVYKFVCNPEALFCLAFPEKHRPSLKPDPDSRPLPAEEEILTMPPSEEEGPFLGDVGEQCIQGLAFPENCLY; encoded by the exons ATGAGTAACGTGATATTG GGTGAAGTCTTCAGCAACATGGATTGCTTTTATGACCAACAAGTTCCCTTCATGGTACCAGATAAC GAATGCCAGTCAGAGGGAACAGAGCGATGCCTCAACAACAGGAAGAGGAAGTTTGTACATGCTGGCTTGGATCAAGACACAGAGG AACTTTTCCAAGATCTCAGCCAGCTTCAGGAGATCTGGATAGCCGAAG CTCAGGCTCCCGATGATGAGCAGTTTGTACCTGATTTCCAGTACATTACTG CCACCTTTCAAACGCCACATGTTGGCAAAGTGAAGCGAGAGTCCAGCCCATCCAAAGATCTGTCTTCATGCAGGACGCGTCACACGGACGTCTGCCACTACAGCAACAG TGTTTGTGATGACAAAACGGCGGAGTTCACCGTACCAAATTCGCAGCGGCGTCTGGCTAACAGTCCCACATGGCAGGTGTCCAGCAGCCCCACCCACCAGCAGCAGCGCATGCCGCAGGGCAATCAGAGCCTCCCATTTGCATTGCCACgccctcccattggctgtctcGCTGCAGAATTTGCCTCAGAGCAGAG GTTTCAGCGGCAGATGTCAGACCCATATTTGCCCTTTCTACCGGCAAAGAAAACAACCAACATTCACTTCTCGCCATCGAGCCGCCCGGCTTATCAGAGGCACCTGTCAGAGCCGCTCGTTTCGGGCGGCGGTGCGGTCGTTTGCAAACAGGAGAGCGTGGATCGCCGTGTACGGGAGGCGGCGGGATGCTCTTCTAGCATGGCAGCCTTCAACCGGGTCACTATCAAACAAGAGCCGAGAGACTTTGGCTTTGACGCAG aAGTTCAAACCTGCCGGTCATCCCCATTTGGCAAAAAATCTGTCTCGTACCAGCACGGCGGAACAG GATTCCCCCGTGACGCAGAAGCACAGTTTTACTACGATGACGCTAGCGTCGTGCCGGACAGACTGGAGG GTAAAGTAAAGCAGGACCCTTTGCCGTACCAGCGTCGTGGCTCCCTGCAATTGTGGCAGTTCCTGCTGACACTATTGGACAACCCGGCCAATGCGCATCTGATCGTGTGGACGGGGCACAATATGGAGTTCAAACTCATAGACTCTGAAGAG GTGGCCCGGCTCTGGGGCATCCAGAAGAACCGACCAGCCATGAATTACGACAAGCTGAGCCGTTCGCTGAGGTACTACTATGAGAAGGGCATCATGCAGAAG GTCGCCGGGGAGAGATACGTCTACAAGTTCGTCTGCAACCCAGAGGCCCTCTTCTGTTTGGCATTCCCTGAAAAACACAGGCCGAGTCTGAAGCCTGACCCGGATTCCCGTCCGCTTCCGGCCGAGGAGGAGATCCTAACGATGCCTCCGTCCGAGGAGGAAGGTCCGTTCTTGGGGGATGTCGGTGAGCAGTGCATTCAGGGACTGGCCTTTCCTGAAAACTGCCTTTACTAG
- the LOC144206375 gene encoding protein FAM107B isoform X1: MCSRSGQNYRHVHPLLHCWVSLNAAIMLRDSKSHWRTTTSMSKKAGYGQEKDKVSAADSSSDTQPRKLNGSSAEVPSYQNLHRELLLSHKRGLVLEEKPELKRVLEQRRLELHREREMAQQGPSDLETELRKRQQKLREYEQEEIRQKENQQKIPEFVRVKDNLRRTQMFE; this comes from the exons ATGTGCAGCCGGTCTGGACAAAACTATAGACATGTACACCCACTGCTGCATTGTTGGGTGTCATTGAATGCGGCCATAATGCTGAGGGACTCCAAGTCCCATTGGAGGACAACTACCTCAATGTCAAAG AAAGCAGGATATGGACAAGAAAAAG ataaggTAAGCGCTGCGGACAGCAGTAGCGACACTCAGCCCCGGAAACTCAACGGCTCTTCTGCCGAGGTACCGAGCTACCAGAACTTGCATCGAGAATTGCTGCTCAGCCACAAGCG GGGTCTTGTGCTGGAGGAAAAGCCAGAGCTGAAGCGAGTGCTGGAGCAGCGGCGGCTGGAGCTTCACAGAGAGCGGGAGATGGCTCAGCAGGGACCTTCTGACCTGGAGACTGAGCTCCGCAAGAGACAGCAGAAGCTACGAGAG TACGAGCAAGAGGAGATCAGACAGAAGGAGAACCAGCAGAAGATACCCGAGTTTGTTCGTGTGAAGGACAACCTAAGACGCACGCAGATGTTCGAATAA
- the LOC144206375 gene encoding protein FAM107B isoform X2 yields the protein MEDSHASKKAGYGQEKDKVSAADSSSDTQPRKLNGSSAEVPSYQNLHRELLLSHKRGLVLEEKPELKRVLEQRRLELHREREMAQQGPSDLETELRKRQQKLREYEQEEIRQKENQQKIPEFVRVKDNLRRTQMFE from the exons ATGGAGGACTCCCATGCAAGCAAA AAAGCAGGATATGGACAAGAAAAAG ataaggTAAGCGCTGCGGACAGCAGTAGCGACACTCAGCCCCGGAAACTCAACGGCTCTTCTGCCGAGGTACCGAGCTACCAGAACTTGCATCGAGAATTGCTGCTCAGCCACAAGCG GGGTCTTGTGCTGGAGGAAAAGCCAGAGCTGAAGCGAGTGCTGGAGCAGCGGCGGCTGGAGCTTCACAGAGAGCGGGAGATGGCTCAGCAGGGACCTTCTGACCTGGAGACTGAGCTCCGCAAGAGACAGCAGAAGCTACGAGAG TACGAGCAAGAGGAGATCAGACAGAAGGAGAACCAGCAGAAGATACCCGAGTTTGTTCGTGTGAAGGACAACCTAAGACGCACGCAGATGTTCGAATAA